One Spinacia oleracea cultivar Varoflay chromosome 4, BTI_SOV_V1, whole genome shotgun sequence DNA segment encodes these proteins:
- the LOC110805497 gene encoding probable ubiquitin-conjugating enzyme E2 26 — protein sequence MEDPPIPLPPPQNSKKRMFAGTSSGGSSSSSFVEPDLMEIPPPAMWKSNSLKKKSNIKCEVVNLDGEDPDDVVIIDEKVAANAKGKKPMLHFLAGDEVMANDGAPFVFEKDLTRGGLSSQVSFIDDDFDFGGLDDDEMFCDKECAMLQAHFDCIDIPSGVEAAVPWWPSGTGSEKQSVISNNSSVFGTQSNSTVGVSDLDQFQLRGSHKPLPFKKSVAANSSSVFNKQTSSTAGTFKKSVAANSSSVLIKRTSSTAGAFKKSVATNRPSVHGKKSSSTIVDQFLPWLSNKPLPPKMSVSVDDSSVLGMQSNSSYPTIGSSDMDQFPWHSHKPLPINMSVSADDSSVLGTQSNYSYSTVGASDMDQFIPWHSHKPSAFNNSAYKNAFNGSKLPYYGFPSIPSYYGQTSGMITPKFDWQLPPGHGPTNQASSNNDYYPFVSQGFANPFVSHVTSSTPFFSGGMTIGPCNDPSVRLDVDISAQILPPCPNGQGDGSENSLVKKLELFKKFDTLEDHSGHLYDNNRESCSQPKSWVNKIADEWRMLERDLPGTIFVRVYEARMDLLRAVIVGADGTPYHNGLFFFDVNFPLTYPNVPPFVRYHAHGLRINPNLYNCGKVCLSLLGTWSGSEAENWRPGKSNMLQVLLSIQGLILNAEPFFNEPGFESSKYSQHGKQHSKNYSENTFLLSLKTMLYTMRAPPKYFEDLVFGHFYMHAHDILAACKAYLDGAEVGSYDKNKSPASEVNGSNCSELLKMTLPTYIKSLVEAFTKIGVKDCEKYLVPVDKVFTRVGSSSRKKIKPLAFKGVKMQQNQATLEKFQDQLLDDKKHQ from the exons ATGGAGGATCCACCAATTCCGCTTCCCCCTCCTCAAAATTCCAA GAAGAGAATGTTTGCCGGAACTAGTAGTGGTGGTAGTAGCAGTTCGTCGTTTGTTGAACCTGATTTGATGGAAATTCCGCCTCCTGCGATGTGGAAATCCAACTCACTCAAGAAAAAATCG AATATCAAATGTGAGGTTGTTAATCTTGATGGTGAAGATCCTGATGATGTTGTTATTATTGACGAGAAGGTTGCTGCTAATGCTAAAGGGAAG AAACCTATGCTTCATTTTCTTGCTGGAGATGAGGTGATGGCTAATGATGGAGCTCCTTTTGTATTTGAAAAAGATTTGACGAGAGGGGGTTTAAGTTCTCAAGTATCTTTCATTGATGATGACTTTGATTTTGGCGGGTTGGATGATGATGAGATGTTCTGTGATAAAGAGTGTGCTATGCTGCAAGCTCATTTTGATTGCATAGACATTCCATCTGGAGTAGAAGCTGCAGTTCCCTGGTGGCCGTCTGGGACAGGAAGTGAGAAACAGTCTGTTATTTCAAACAACTCTTCTGTATTTGGCACGCAAAGTAACTCTACTGTTGGTGTTTCTGACTTGGATCAGTTTCAGTTACGGGGTTCCCATAAACCTTTACCATTTAAAAAGTCTGTTGCAGCGAACAGCTCTTCTGTATTCAACAAACAAACTAGCTCTACTGCTGGCACCTTTAAAAAGTCTGTTGCAGCGAACAGCTCTTCTGTATTAATCAAACGAACTAGCTCTACTGCTGGTGCCTTTAAAAAGTCTGTTGCAACGAACAGACCTTCTGTACATGGAAAAAAAAGTAGCTCTACTATTGTGGATCAGTTTCTGCCATGGCTTTCCAATAAACCTTTACCGCCCAAAATGTCTGTTTCAGTGGATGACTCATCTGTACTTGGCATGCAAAGTAACTCTAGTTACCCTACTATCGGATCCTCTGACATGGATCAGTTCCCATGGCATTCCCATAAACCTTTACCGATCAACATGTCTGTTTCAGCGGATGACTCATCTGTACTTGGCACGCAAAGTAACTATAGTTACTCTACTGTGGGCGCTTCTGACATGGATCAGTTTATACCATGGCATTCCCATAAACCTTCAGCCTTCAATAACTCTGCATATAAAAATGCTTTTAATGGATCAAAGCTTCCTTACTACGGATTTCCATCTATTCCAAGCTACTATGGTCAGACTAGTGGTATGATTACGCCGAAGTTTGATTGGCAACTGCCACCTGGGCATGGCCCAACAAATCAAGCTAGTTCCAATAATGATTATTATCCTTTTGTGTCTCAAGGCTTTGCAAATCCTTTTGTGTCTCACGTAACTAGCTCTACTCCATTTTTTTCTGGTGGCATGACCATAGGTCCTTGTAATGATCCTTCAGTGAGACTTGATGTTGATATTTCAGCACAAATCTTACCACCGTGTCCTAATGGACAAGGAGATGGTAGTGAAAATTCTTTGGTAAAGAAGCTGGAACTTTTCAAGAAATTCGATACTTTAGAAGATCATTCAGGTCATTTGTATGATAACAATAGGGAATCTTGTAGTCAG CCCAAAAGCTGGGTAAATAAAATTGCTGACGAGTGGAGAATGCTTGAAAGAGATTTGCCAG GTACAATTTTTGTCAGGGTTTATGAAGCAAGGATGGATTTGTTGAGAGCTGTTATCGTGGGAGCAGATGGTACTCCTTATCACAACGGCCTCTTCTTTTTTGATGTTAATTTCCCTCTCACCTATCCAAATGTGCCACCA TTTGTTAGGTACCATGCACATGGCCTTCGAATTAACCCAAATTTATATAATTGTGGGAAAGTGTGCCTAAGTCTTCTAGGCACTTGGAGCGGAAGTGAAGCAGAGAACTGGCGTCCTGGCAAGTCAAATATGCTACAAGTCTTACTCTCAATACAAGGGCTTATCTTGAATGCTGAGCCTTTCTTCAATGAGCCTGGTTTCGAGAGCTCCAAATATAGCCAACATGGCAAACAACATTCTAAGAATTACAGTGAAAATACGTTTCTCCTATCTTTGAAAACAATGCTTTATACAATGAGAGCTCCACCAAAG TACTTTGAAGACTTAGTTTTTGGGCATTTCTACATGCACGCTCACGATATACTAGCGGCATGTAAAGCATACTTGGATGGTGCTGAGGTTGGAAGTTATGACAAAAACAAAAGCCCAGCTTCTGAAGTGAATGGCTCAAATTGCTCTGAATTGCTGAAGATGACTTTACCAACATATATCAAGTCACTCGTGGAAGCTTTTACCAAAATCGGTGTCAAAGACTGTGAGAAATATTTAGTTCCCGTTGACAAAGTTTTTACCAGAGTTGGTTCCTCTTCTCGTAAAAAAATCAAACCGCTGGCTTTTAAAGGGgtaaaaatgcaacaaaaccAAGCAACCCTTGAAAAATTTCAAGACCAGTTGCTGGATGATAAAAAACATCAGTAA